One Pelmatolapia mariae isolate MD_Pm_ZW linkage group LG1, Pm_UMD_F_2, whole genome shotgun sequence genomic window, GCCTCCTTatagaacaaaatgactgggtGTGCTTCAGAAGTTAGTCAGGGTAGTCTTTGCCTATGCAGCTACCCTTGGAAAAACCTGGAAACTATTCTAAGATTGGCAAACCACGTATTTATTGATAAACACTGCAGTGTCcaataaatgtgatttttattaATTGGACCCCAAAAAGTTGTTTGTGTTCATTttctcagtgggagaaatgtttcctcATTCATCCAAGTGATTTCTTCAGTTTCAGCTGAATGCAGGTTTCCCctaccttataaacagtacatttgcataatgactgaaccCAGCAACAATGGGCTtggaggtcagtttcttgatcaataatatgcaaattgttaaatatataatatCAGCCAATGACACTAGTCCACAGGTAAATTAATCATGTTCTTTACAAACAGCCAGAGTGTGCCAAAAGGTCAACGATTCTCACAGCTTTCTGAcggacacacaaacatgcaaccATCCAATGCATGCATAGCGGTCAAAAATGTGTTCTGTAATAGCAGACCAGACTGaacacaacagcaacaacaacaaccacaagaacAACTAGTGCagaaacaacacaacagcaatgaTGTTTTTCACCTTACCTTTCCTCTGTACTGGTCCCTCCCCTCTAACATCACCATTAAAAGACGTTTCTGATTGGCAGACATTCACAGCACAACGTTATCAGTCTGACTccttaattacttttttctttttgacatcAAAGGTGAAAAATCAGCTCATTCTCCAAACCGCGACACAAAAACACCCACATATTCCTTGGTATGCACATACTGTCTGTGTGAATAGGTATTGGTTAAAACAGCTGAGACCTGCTGAAGCCTGGATATGACCTCTGTGGTTTCCTGTGGTATCTGCCTAACTTAGACTGGGTTTGATGGACCTGCTGACATGATATGTCGGAGTCATCTGGAGTCATCTCCAACTCAGTGGCTAATCCATCCCTGGCCTTGAGGCCCACTGCTGTTCTAAACATTATTCTCTTCAGCGGTGAATTGTCTCGTATGTCAGGTTTGTATTAGCCAGGCTAACTGATGAGGACCAAAAGTTTAACATGCCCATGTTGAGTGACTGTGATGAGTTCCAGAAAGTTTGACGTCAAAACATAGATAAGCAACACAACTAAGCAGGAAATCTGAAGTTTGAtccacaaacaaatacacaaaaaaatgaaagacaagAAACGCTTCAAACCAGGTAACAACTTTTTGTAACTCTTACCTCTTCTGACTTTTCTGGGGCCAGGGGTTTTAACGGCCCCTCTAAGAACTGCTTCTACGATGGAAACCACAGACATGGTTGTAACTTCAGGGCCATTTCAATTTGACTGACAGTTTTCAGGTTCATGGTGCAGTAAATGTTTCAtagtaacaaaaataatatCTCTGCATGGTAGTAACAGGCTCAGGTTAAATGCTGTCACACATAACTGCTTATCAAAAAACAGTTTGAGCTGGTCTCAAAATAACTGGCAACTTGTGAGCAAATGTGATTTTAGAAGTCAGAATTAGAGTCACATTCATTTTCCTTTTACAGCTGAGTACACCACATAAAGATTGCCTAAAATTTGCAAGACTGCAAACCTGGAaatgtaatgtgtgtgttttacaatttatttttgtaattcatAAAGTAAGTATCATTTTTTTATTGGTTTGAATTATTCTAAAGATACATTGATTTTATTAAATCCTTAATAGCCAATCAATACACtactttatttcagttttacacacatatacattatTATATAGAGTATTATACTGTACTTATACTGTGCtaagaaaatggaagacatcATTCATGGGTTTTCCTCTtctgctaatataattgtaattGGGTATGCATAAAGGTTGATTAAGGGTCTGAAGTTTGAACCATGCAACTGCCATGACTTGTCAAGTTTTCTTACATTGTCCAGTTCTGTCATTGCAAATTTGGTGACATTGTTAGCAAGAATACTTTAAATCAGGTGCCCTGCAGTCATTGTTCACACTGTAAGAGGCAGCCTCGTGAGGAACATTAGAAGCCACAAACTCAAGTCAAATCCTGGAAAGTAAGAAATTCTAGCTACAACCTGACAGTCCAAAAACTTTTTCTTTGATGTGTAACTTTTTGCGTGGCATTACTATTGTAGAATTATTATAATTTAACTTTTTAATCCTCCAGGAACGCTGGCCTTAATATTGtttaaatttaacaaaataatgaaaaaatcaATTAAATACCACTCCCTAATACAGCAGACGTTTCTGAATTAGAAAGATGTAACTTCACATTGTTCTGATGCAGTCCAGCTGCAAGGAGCCGGTCTCTGCTTCCACAGGGATAAAGCGCTCGGCTTGCTAGCATGCTGGCTCTTATCCAGCTTTTATTACCCTGTATTGAAAAGCTGATTAAGGATCAACAGTGGCTCAGTGCTTTGAGTGAGGGAACAGCACACCGGTGAGTTCGAGGACGGACTGAAGGTCGTTGCGGTTCATCACGCGACACTGACTCAGAGGAAGGGACAGGAGGGATACAGCTGAGTCACTGGCAGCTTCGCAACAAGCTGGAACATTTAATCGATCAACAGGATTTCACctggttttttatttattgtttttaattacacCTTTTTTTCTTATGCATGATAATGATTTATTTAAGCCTTCTAACCATTTATAAGAAGCTTATAGGCCTTTAATAAATGTCAAGAAAACTGTAAAGAAGCTGTAAGCAGATTTAACTATTTGTTAATTAATTTAACTACTCCTGCTGAGAATACTCATGAATGGAAGATGCAGCATCAGGTACAGAagtaagaaaaaatattaaatctaATTACAGACAAATTTATTAGGGAACTGATAATCAAAGTAATCATTAGTGAGGTCCTGCTGTCTCCAACAtcttgctgtttttatttacttatgtTAAAATGGTAAAATATCTCATCACAGAAAGTCCTTTAAAAATAAGGATCAAATTGTAGCTAAATAATGAGGTTAGAACTTCGACATTTACACATACATATTTGGTTGTTGACCCAAATATGTATGTTGAACCAGTTTTTAATGAGCAtagtgcatttttaatttctaattTTGCTGCAGACATGATATTATCACCCGAGAAAACATTGGTTACCTTCTCCCAGAGGGTCCAATGTGTGGATCATCAGCTGGAAGATGGTGCTCCGAAGCGAGGTGTTATGTAGGGAGGCTGAGCTGCCTCCTCGCTGAAGGGCAGGACGCACCTACAGGAGAACAGGCATGTAGTCAGAACTAAAGCATTTAACCTTAGGCAACCTTTAATAATATCAACCAGTGCAGACCAGTGAGAATCAAAAtggtgttttgcttttgttagaGCAGCCATTTTGACAAGGTATTGCAAGGAGAAAAACAGGTATAATTAATAATGTCAACTATGGCTATGATCCAGTTAGAGGAACCAGGGTCCTGGTACTACACATAAATGGAATggttttaaaacattaaatacaacAGGACTGTAAATGACACCTGAGCGTACCCTACACTGACATGCAAAAATGGCTGGCATGAAATGGGTAACAATTATTGTCAAATGTTACAGGCAGAGCAAGCCAGGCCAAGTAAGTCTGATAAATTCAATTAGTGTAAATTCAAGTAATTAGTTCACTGGGTTATTAATTATGATAAAGAACTGAAGTTGTACCATTTATGCTATTATATcagagttgcccacccctgttatTCTTTATATTGGCTTTGGAAGTTTAAACTGCTGTGTTAGCTAACACTATGTTTGCTAAAGCCTGAGGTTTTAAAACTTTTTCCAGACAAGTGTGTATGCTAACAATGcatatacatataaaataaaCCAAACCTACAGATTTGAAAAGTAAATCTAACACTTAAATGCTACTACAACAGCTACAACAGGAAGAGCCTTACACTCCTTGTGTAGATAAAATATCTGCTGATCTTTTACGATCTTATTGCATTATGAGCTGATACATCCCTCCATTAATTCATCTGAAAGTAAATATAAATTTTTGCTTTGAAATTAAAGAagtcacactgcagtttaactgGAGATTTAGCCAACAAATAACATAAGCTTTATAAAAAAGATTAAAGGGCCATTGTGGCATCACCCAGTTGTTCCATTACCATATTAGTGTTTCCAGGCCAGATTGAAGAGTGATGGAGTGGCCAAGGAACACTGCATGCTTATGTGGTATTGACTTTTTAATCACAGCATGGGGTCACTGAAAAGCTAGTCTGTTTTGTCATCTTTTTGGACTGTAATTTAAACCATAATTTACAAATTGAATATCATTTTATATTCAGTACGAACTGAAAATAATGACTGACACAATAAACTCAACAGTCAAGTGCTTACTGAGGTCCTTTAAAAAGTGATCATTAGAGTTGTTTTGCCAGACGTCTATATAACTGGACATCCTTTTTTGCAACCGGGGAGTTCACCCTCTACTGGCCAATAGAAAGACTAGATTTAAGTATTTCACTGTATTTAATCTTTCAGAGCTGGGGCTTTGTTAATCCTTCATATTTAGTCAATGGTCTAAACCAACAAAAAGGTTTGTTTTTCAAACCTTGAGTCTTGTCTTGTCATCTTGTGAGTCTGGCAGCAGTTTGCTGCTTTGAGGGCTGCTTGGAGGTTGTACAGGTTCTGGTTTGGATTTTTCTTCAACTTTTGGCGGAGCAACTggagcagctggagcagcagcagcaggtggtggaggtggtggtgctTCACTTTCCTATAGTGAGGCAGTTTAACAGCAGTTCAGGTTAACAGTAGTTCAAGTTACTACACACTTATACATTCAAGCATATGAACAGCAGAGATTGCTTTGGCAACTTATTTGATTGGTCTGTATTTGTATGTGTTATTGCTCTTAATTggttctgtgaagcactttggcatacctctggtttttaaatgtgctatataaataaaattgtattgtattgtaatgTACTGTAGAAACTCAGTCTAAACTCAGTCATAGGAGTAGACATGCGAAGTGATGAATTGACATGGTTCCAGCTGTAGTCTTGAGACAGGTCAAGAATTCCAGGTTAATCCTTTACAAAAGACATTAGTAAGCCCCTAATCTAGTTAAAAGTCCAGCCAGCATGAGTTTTTCACCATCAGCAGAAGAGTAAGTCACAACCCTTAAGCCTTGAGGCTGATCCtttttaaatctccagtttCAACAAATGCATTATTCCTACTGATACACAGCTTCCACGATGAATGCTCCTAAACTGAGCTCCCAAatctatgtatatatgtgtttgtgtatgcaaCAAGTGATATTAATGTGTTCTattaatgaaaagaacaaaaaaaatgatggtTGAACATGTATATAAATGTGAACACCATGTGTTCTGTGAAGAGGTTTTGAATTTCAGCAATTCTGACCCAGTAATGTGGCAACGCATCTCACTGCACTTGGTGTTAATACTGAAGCACATGCTGATTGCAGACATGCTTCAGGCTAATTGGCGAACCTGCTGCGGGCCCTTGAGATATTGTAACGCAGTTCTGTATGTTGATTACAGCCTCAGACATTTGCTGATCtctcccagcagcagcagagcagagagCTGTTCAGCCTGCAGGAAATGAACCTTCTattcctttgtttttaaattgtaaatgaAATGATGTCTCTATATAGTGGTATTTCAGGGACACTTGCATCACTTCACCCTGTGACGCCCCATCTATGACACCTGGAGTCCCCTCTGTTCAGTACCATCAAAGGATTTTACACAAATACAGTCTGTCACCTGCTCAGAACCACAAATCACTGTCTCTCTTTCAGTGTCCGAGCAGGCGGCAGTCCCAACTGTGTGGAGATGAAAGGATAGAAAATATACTGTGTatactgaaaataaatggatagaTAGTATCTCTGGTAACAACTGCTTAGAGAAACATCTGTTTTGGCTGCATCCATCCTTTTATGTTTGATAAATGAGTGatgaatgaaataaattcttttGTTCTCTTATTGCTGAAGCAAAAATAACTCTAACACCTGTTAACGCTTCATTCTCTCTCCTAATGTCAACAAATCTCATGAAAGAGCCAAACCCAGTGTAGCAATGTACCTCTGCACAGTGACTGACTCCATAAGCCTGTCTGAAGGCAaatctttaatcttttttttctttcttctatttatttattttattaatttcaaGTGAACTTGTTTCATTTCAGTGAATTGTGAGTCTTTGTAGCAATGTACAGTTATTTATGGATGTTACTTTCTTTCATGCTTTCAACCCCCATCTCTCCTCACAGTGAGCGTGAAGCCATGAACAAAAGAAGATGCTCAAGTTGCTCATGTTGAATATAATTTGACCGAAAGTGCAAAAAAAGTGTCACAGCAAGTGTTCATTTGTCTAAAATTaaagagcaaaaaaacccaagtgACCACGAAAGCCTGGAAGCCTGATGGCAGGTAAGCTAGTCCAagcagcacatacacacacacacacacacacacacacacacacacacacacacacacacacacacacacacacacacacacacacacactcactgccTTTTCTGTATTAAAAATGATACCAACCAATGTACTGTGTAATTATCATCTGTTAATGAACTATTCAACTGATTAATTATTTTAGCCCAGAAATGAATGATTTCACCTCTAGGCAAGACACAATTCGTCAATCAGACcaagaaattaaaaagaaagacagaaaaaaagggcaAATTGTAGCCATTGAACACCTGTTTTAAAAAACGGGACCTTTACTGACCTTCTCTGGCTCCTCTGTGGTCCACACCTTAACGATGCTCATGTGTTTGTTAAGCTGGGTCTTGACCGCCTGCTCGATCTGACTGTTGAATTTCATGAAGCTCACGTAGCTGATGTAGCCCAGCACCAGCAGGATGCTCTCCCACCACAGAATCATGTTATCCAAGAAGAAGATGATAAGCATGATGAGGTCCAGGATGTAGAAATTCACGTCCCTGAACAGAGGCCACCAGGTCAGGTGCAGCATCTCCCGAGAGAAGATGGCACACATGCCGATCACAAAGAGAATGTTGAAGACGGCTGAGCCCACAATGGTGCCGATGCCCACGTTGCTGTGGGAGATGAAGACCCCAATCAGGGAGGTGAAGAGCTCAGGGGCAGAGCCTCCCGCCGCCATGAATGTGGCCCCAGCCACATCATCTGAGATCTCCAGCTTGTTGGTGATGACTTCCAGCGCAGGGACGAAGAACTCATCGCAGACGATGGCCAGGGCAACAAACATGTAAACCATCCCTACAATGTGCAGGGCCACCCAGCCCTGTTGACGCTGCTCTATCGAGAACAAGTCCTCTGGGTAGTCACCCTTCCTGTGAGGTGGCTGGAGTGGGGGGTAGGGTGGAGTTGCGGTGGTCAGTGGCGGTGGAGTTGGAGGCGGTTTGGGAGGCTGGGGATCTACATAGATACACTGTTCGATATCTGTCCTGTTGACGACTTTCACCAGGGTAGCTTTAGTTTCCTCAGTCTCATTAGACGCTATCAACTCCCGGATGCTGACCTCCAAATGTTCATCGCTACCCACCTCTGCTTCATCATCCGTCTGGGCGGAGGCTAGTGGCTGTGACAGCCTGGCCTTCAAAGTCAAGGTGTAGACGAAACACAGCAGCACACCTGAGATAAAGAAGAGGATGCGGCTGCACCTTAGTCTCCTCCTCTGAGGCAAGTATACGTTCATTGTCTCGACTCCAAACAGGAAGTTATGTCAGATGCATTGCTAATCCTTAGTCATGCCTGCGCTCTTATGTGGTATGAAGAAGCCACCGGCAGACAAAAaagcacatgtacacacaaagtGTGTTTCATCTTCAGCTTTGACCTGTGGAAGGACTGAAAACCAGAAAATACCTACAGCTTAAAATCACATCATGAACACGTGTGTATTTAAAATGTCCTCTCTGCTTGCATACTTGCAGATATACTAAGGAGaagtgtgtgcgcgtgtgtgtgtgtgtgtgtgtgtgtgcgtatctatgtgtgtgtttgagggtgACAGAGGATGCAGACAGCCACCTGTTACTATGGCTACATAATCACTCAGGCTTTAGCTTCTCACATAATAGGAGTCCATTGAAAACACGTCAAACATGTTAAAGCGGCGAGAAAAAACAGGAGATCCGTCTAAATAAAAGCAGTAAATACTGAGATTCCTGCTGATTGTGGCTTAAAGAGCGCACAGAAATTAGCGTGATGAAATGCGCGCGTGCTgtaaatgaaataatattaataattaatacttCCAGATGTGCATTAACgtcaacatgtttaaaaaaacaaaacatgaaatctGCGAGTGAAAGACGCGCGTTGGGGTTTAACTGAGGACAGCCCGGATTATAATGCAAGGTCGATGTACATCATTAATCTACACTCTATCAGCATTCTAACGTATTTTCAAAAAGCGGATAAATTGCAGAAAGCAGCGGTGTGAAGAGAGCAAGGACGCGAATCTTACCTGTGCGGCCGGCTGCTCGGCCCCGCGCCGCTGCGGACTGCTCCTCCAGCTGTGCGCAACGGACGCAGAGATGCTGACTCCGGTTTTTGGGGAACTACAAGGGCGCACCGCATGGCAGGGCTTGTACGAGGCTCAGCATAATGCTACTAAGAGGATAAGCAGCCAAACACCTTTCACCTTCCCTCTCACACATGAGGCTGTATCAATACGCCAACATTCAAACTGCTGCGGGGCTCGCAGGTGTAGTTTTGAGGCGAATCCTGAGAGTCTGCTGCCTGTTGAATTGATGTAGAATAATGGGGCGTTCAGGGACTTGCACAGGAAGCTGGGTCCTACTTAGGGTGTGGTCAGGTGTTTTAGATAGAGAAACCGATTATTACGTGAAATTCTTATTTGCTTCACAAAGAAGAAAGCGTTATCTAAACATAAATATCCGCTTGGAAtgaaacactgcaaataaacgctcaaaataattaaacagaTGAAGTTAATAAAGCTTAATATCATTATATTATTAACTTCTACTGGCTTAAatgctttttaatttaatttgtaatCAACGAACTATTGCGCAGATCGGGTAAACAGCACTTAAAAGGATAATTTCACCATTCTGATTTTAATTGTAAGTGTAAGCATACATCTGACGTCATCATCTTAATCCAGTTGGAATAGTAGGAAAGCATTGATGTGAGCCTTCAAGCTGATCATAGTATAATATATGCAACCATAACATATCCGAAAAATGATTAAGAAGAACTgcagagcaaaaacaaagagTAATTAATGAGTGTACCATGGCTGGAATACTCTGAGCTTCCACTAGCAAAGCATGTGGATGTTAGTTAAAATATTTAGCATGCTGTGTCATATTAAGTTGTTCTAGGCTGGTTATATTGTAGTTGTTAAGGATGAGTGTCATTCACCTTCTTGTTAGATTAGCAAACATGTGACACCCAGAGGACAGTGAGACAGTGATTTGAAGACCAATTGTGACAACACACAGTATGCACAGTGATACTCTGTTCATTGTAACTAATAAAAACTTCTGACATGATCTACAAATTGTTAAGACTGTAGTTTTGCAAAGGTACTTTAATCTTTTTGCAGAGGCTGAGTCTGATTGATTGGGGCCGGATAGTGAGGACATTTTTGATCCAGGAGCAGGAGGCAGTGGGAAGCTGAAGGTGGTCCAGTTTGGGACGATCTTCAGAAAAACCAGAAATGTGGCGTTCAGGGAACAAAAGGttgtttggaaataatttttAAGCTATGTTTTTCTTGATCTTATGGGACAAGTAAATACAGATAGAATTTTGAATATagagcaccaaatcacaacaattgctccaaggtgctttatactgtaagttaaagaccctacaataatacagagaatacCCCCTATGAGCATCCaattggcgacagtgggaaggaaaaactcccatttAACATCAAAAAACCTTCAGCATAACCAGGCTAagggaggggtggccatttGCTGCAACCAATTTAA contains:
- the LOC134625685 gene encoding sodium/potassium/calcium exchanger 1-like isoform X2; its protein translation is MNVYLPQRRRLRCSRILFFISGVLLCFVYTLTLKARLSQPLASAQTDDEAEVGSDEHLEVSIRELIASNETEETKATLVKVVNRTDIEQCIYVDPQPPKPPPTPPPLTTATPPYPPLQPPHRKGDYPEDLFSIEQRQQGWVALHIVGMVYMFVALAIVCDEFFVPALEVITNKLEISDDVAGATFMAAGGSAPELFTSLIGVFISHSNVGIGTIVGSAVFNILFVIGMCAIFSREMLHLTWWPLFRDVNFYILDLIMLIIFFLDNMILWWESILLVLGYISYVSFMKFNSQIEQAVKTQLNKHMSIVKVWTTEEPEKESEAPPPPPPAAAAPAAPVAPPKVEEKSKPEPVQPPSSPQSSKLLPDSQDDKTRLKVRPALQRGGSSASLHNTSLRSTIFQLMIHTLDPLGEEAVLRGAVKTPGPRKVRRETSFNGDVRGEGPVQRKAKNKVKPMNVPVTGKLQSKSHHRCSEDPDQKPKSEQPAAAGAPEGAATAEPSTSQPPKAEDTTQETSDRPDESKAAAAASSAGGSGGSEGSAEDESGDEESSDSSESEDDGDNEDKEEEEKEEEEEEEENQPLSLEWPETRRKQATYLFLLPIVFPLWLTLPDVRNLASRRYFAITFIGSIIWIGAFSYLMVWWAHQVGETVGISEEIMGLTILAAGTSIPDLITSVIVARKGLGDMAVSSSVGSNIFDITVGLPIPWLMYTLLHNGEPVMVSSNGLFCAIVLLFLMLLFVIISIAACRWKMSRKLGLTMFVLYFVFLVLSVLLEDRVLICPVSI
- the LOC134625685 gene encoding sodium/potassium/calcium exchanger 1-like isoform X1 — translated: MNVYLPQRRRLRCSRILFFISGVLLCFVYTLTLKARLSQPLASAQTDDEAEVGSDEHLEVSIRELIASNETEETKATLVKVVNRTDIEQCIYVDPQPPKPPPTPPPLTTATPPYPPLQPPHRKGDYPEDLFSIEQRQQGWVALHIVGMVYMFVALAIVCDEFFVPALEVITNKLEISDDVAGATFMAAGGSAPELFTSLIGVFISHSNVGIGTIVGSAVFNILFVIGMCAIFSREMLHLTWWPLFRDVNFYILDLIMLIIFFLDNMILWWESILLVLGYISYVSFMKFNSQIEQAVKTQLNKHMSIVKVWTTEEPEKESEAPPPPPPAAAAPAAPVAPPKVEEKSKPEPVQPPSSPQSSKLLPDSQDDKTRLKVRPALQRGGSSASLHNTSLRSTIFQLMIHTLDPLGEDPDQKPKSEQPAAAGAPEGAATAEPSTSQPPKAEDTTQETSDRPDESKAAAAASSAGGSGGSEGSAEDESGDEESSDSSESEDDGDNEDKEEEEKEEEEEEEENQPLSLEWPETRRKQATYLFLLPIVFPLWLTLPDVRNLASRRYFAITFIGSIIWIGAFSYLMVWWAHQVGETVGISEEIMGLTILAAGTSIPDLITSVIVARKGLGDMAVSSSVGSNIFDITVGLPIPWLMYTLLHNGEPVMVSSNGLFCAIVLLFLMLLFVIISIAACRWKMSRKLGLTMFVLYFVFLVLSVLLEDRVLICPVSI